The window TCTTACCTCTTCAATGAAAgtcccataggcctctacattatggacaaggtatgaaaACCATcatcaaaacagttttttttttcatttgcaTTTTCCACGaaaaccaaggtatgaatactgtcGTGTGCATTTTTTGTTAAACATCTGTATAATTACTATTTTTTGGTTTACAGACTTCACAGACTTCACTCTCGTCacacctctgatgaatataacaTCACCGtgcactgcaaaatcattctggccatcaacacattaacatcaacatgctagaggatatacccattggacttgtggctctgctgggagtttacctcaAATTTGGATGTTTTaattctgctttgccactaaaatcataataaacacgGACAAAtaaaatattgtgttattgatatgcatattattaataataataataggggaGGGGGGTAGTTCAGTTATTAACCCCAAAAGTTTATTCAAAAGTTTATTCGAGGATCCATTTAAAGGGGTTCTTTGAAGAACTCataggggttcccccacagtttcaatttgaagaactCCTAATggatactccaggaaccttttATTTCTAGAGTGTACCGGACCGTACcgccttactttcacccctgtATTCAGTGCAGTATATACATCTTGCGGGTTTTATCAGCTAAATATGACATATTCCtctattttatattttctgtCGTTTTAATTAAGAATCCACTTGCATCGCGTGCATTACAAGCGGAAaccttttcagcaccatggacaggttTCTCTGCGCCCTCTGCACGTTTCCCCACTGTGCGCTTCTGCTCTGCCTCGCCAAGATGTTAAACCATGCATAAAGGTATCACGACAACAGCTCATCGTTTCTAGACTACTTTATTCAGAGACCAGATTCATAGTAGCATTGTGCAGATTTACACCTTAACGAATCACTTAGTTTTAACGTCcacaattgttttgtttttagtaagtaaatgttgtttttttgcggTGTTCTGTCATTCCAGTTTCATTAGAGGCATAGCAACACCTTGTGAAACAATAACTGGTTTTGCTTTGTGGACTTAATTAGGACTAATGTGACAGGTTGAGGTAGGTAACAATATCAGACACTGTCATGCCTTTTCTATCCAGTAGACCTTGGTCAGCAGCATCAGCTGTGAGCTGTCCTCCAAAACACTTGCCTTTACTTAAAAAGGAGTCGCCTCATTTACAAGCAGTTTATGCACTTGCACTGACGTCAATGGAGCTATCTTGGATGTATATAACAGTTCAGACAGAGGCGGTCTACTACAATCGCCATTTAGCGGGACTTTTCGTACCGGGTTCTCCATTGACACTTTTCTAGACTTTCTCAGCACCAGGAGGCGATCAAGTAAGTGGTTCATTTCGCTTTCTTTTGTTGCACATTTTTAGTTTGAGGTGCTGAGAGCTCTGGTGCTGAGTTGAGATTATCAAGGACACAGGAATTAGTTGGTAATTTTTGTATCATGAAAACAATGATTAGGTTCATGTATTTATTTACAAAGCTAAAGAAACCTGtgcatgcttgtttcagtaaCGATTTATGTATATTGTGTGCCAATTAACCTCGTCTATGATCTACTTTGTGTATTGCAAGTTTCAATAGGCTACAACAGCCTACTGTTGTTTATTACTGTTTAAGTTTGCCTTTAAGCATTTAGTAAGTATGAGCCTATTTGTATTTGCGTTAGACACAATAGTCACATAAGGGCAATTTGATGTTTTAACCTACTGAGTTCAGTGCTTGTTCCTAATatttctacacctctctccataACAGGGCACCGTTTTGTTTGTCTGTCCAGCACTATGAAGCCTGTCCCCCTGGTCCTGCTCCTTGCCACTGTTCTCCTCACCTCTCACATCCCCCCCTGTGTTAGTCGACCACAGGACCTGGCCATGTTCAACGGCCACGGCTACAAGAGTCAGCTGGACGAGGTGTTCCAGAAGGCTGGCGACGCAGTTTCCTACCTTATCGGAGAAAATATACTGCGTTATTTGCAGAGAAATCCCCGGTTGCAAACAGGTTTCCCGCCACAGTTTCCCTTTGAGGTGACGCCCCTAGGCTCGAGGGGTCTTGGTCAGCTGGCGCGCAGTTTGCCGCCCTTTGAGCAGCAGCGCGCGCCTGAGGAGGTTAACAGCCTGGAAGACTTCGTGGAGTTGACCAAGAGAAACGACGATCCACCGATCTCCATCGACCTCACTTTCCACCTGCTGAGAAATATGATCGAAATGGCGCGGATCGAGAGCCAGAAGGAGCAAGCAGAGTTGAACCGCAAGTATCTAGATGAAGTTGGAAAGTGATACCAAGTGTAATCTACGAGGGAGAAAATATCTCACGTAAAAAAAGCCCCTGGTACTCTCCCACGAAATAGTTTCGATTTTTCTTTGCATTTAACCTTTGGTTTCTCTGTCATTCCTCATGCTTCGACCTGTGCGTAAAAGGAACTTAACCACCTATCCAAAAAGTATTTCAAAATCAACGGGCTATAAAACGATTGACTACCAGTCTACCAAGACCAAAGCTACAGTGTACTCATATTGGACGACTGGAATACTATTCTTTGAGATATGGCATAGTGTGTGAATACTTCGCATTTCACAACTCTATTCTCACATGTGAATGTCAGGAACGTTGTAGTAGGCCTAAAACAATAATATTGTCAGAATCAAATCGGGTTATAAGTTGCCCTAATGTGGAATAAGTGCAACATGTTTATTAGTCAAAGTAGGGAGCTAACTAAGATTTGATGTCAACAGTAGCATAAATGGTTACTACAAAGTTAATAACAATGACAGATAGCCTAATCATTGAAGTTTCcagaaataaatataaaaatgttgACAATCTCTATAGCCCTATAACACATTACCAAAGAAAAATGATGCTGTGTAAATTGTTATTGGCTATCCTCTTATGATCTTTAATGGTCAGTTGTTTGAtggcaggtagccgagtggttaagaggtcactggtttgaatccctgagctgactaggtgaacaatctgtcgatgtgcccttgagcaaggcacttaaccctaattgctcctgtaagtcgctcagaataagagagtctgctaaatgactacaatgtaaaATGTTGATCATTACTATATTTACATTATGTCACATATTTTGTTTATGGTTATTTTCAATTTGCCCTTGTTTTGTTAGCTCACTTGGCAGACAGCCATCCAGccagtagaagaagccttttcacaTTAATCCAGAGGGgtgcacattttagtttttgccctgcactacaaagctgattcaaattatcaaagcttgatgatgagttcattatttaaatcagctgtgtggtgttagggcaaaaaccaaaacgtgcaacCCTTGGGAACCCTTGGGAAATGCTGAGGTATGGGGTCTGCCAGTGCCCAAGCTTTTTTGTGATACAACTAATATCCAATTTTATCTGGGACTAGGTGAACATATCCTATACTTTACACCCCCCTTATTATATGTTCGTCTGAGTGAACTGTCCTCTGTAGTACAGCATGCTTACCTTaaagaacaaaaaaataaaatgcttAATTTTATGTAGACTGCTTTGTCAAACCCTAATCATCTGGACATATCTTATGATCCCATGGTTTAGCAGTAAAGAAAAGCTTTTTTGCCATTTATATTTTGTAATAAAAAAGTTCTGAAAAAAATTATATTGACTCTGTCATAGTCTCTTACAGTAGTGAATGTAGTAAAGGAAACTATTCTGCTGACTTGTAAGACGTTATAGTCATGCTGCTGAGGTTCTTCTTGCCCATTCAAATACAAAACCAAAGTAATAAACTCTGGCTGAACACTCATTGCAAAACCTCTATGGCCTAACATTCATTGCAGTCTTCACCTTTAACTCTCATTAAACAGTTACCTTTACAGCAGTTGCCTGCCTTCATTTTAAATGCATAACGTGGAAGCCTACATAAT is drawn from Oncorhynchus tshawytscha isolate Ot180627B linkage group LG05, Otsh_v2.0, whole genome shotgun sequence and contains these coding sequences:
- the LOC112250346 gene encoding UI-like, whose product is MKPVPLVLLLATVLLTSHIPPCVSRPQDLAMFNGHGYKSQLDEVFQKAGDAVSYLIGENILRYLQRNPRLQTGFPPQFPFEVTPLGSRGLGQLARSLPPFEQQRAPEEVNSLEDFVELTKRNDDPPISIDLTFHLLRNMIEMARIESQKEQAELNRKYLDEVGK